The following coding sequences lie in one Pseudorasbora parva isolate DD20220531a chromosome 18, ASM2467924v1, whole genome shotgun sequence genomic window:
- the ccdc92bb gene encoding coiled-coil domain-containing 92B, with product MDRSTLAQQVESVERNVAFLQQEHRILLTGLRLEIRNLKKRCNELSCDLSKRPPARSQEDIELEEELLQARLLETEQHLAEQESALVELRAELRKKGALASALQVRLRDEERRFLDELKRRSHKITTLSRDLRKQTDVAAQLSFQLHSAHFRLYHQAEDYEEDDEEEDDDGGAMQESEWTADSPWTSPVTAENTRQSRASGRIRRSERVRECVPRERVLGPEEPRPMPDPALFLYPFRHRLLPLHRSLGGHWSEGGLSRMTEARLGRFRDRPLREDIGPETTEL from the exons ATGGATAGATCCACACTAGCTCAACAGGTGGAGAGTGTTGAGCGTAATGTAGCATTTTTGCAGCAGgaacatcggatcctcctgacTGGTCTACGGCTAGAGATACGCAACCTGAAGAAACGATGCAACG AGCTGAGTTGTGATCTAAGTAAAAGACCACCAGCAAGAAGCCAAGAGG ATATCGAATTGGAGGAAGAGCTGCTGCAGGCACGGTTACTGGAGACAGAGCAGCATTTGGCTGAGCAGGAAAGTGCGCTGGTGGAGCTGCGGGCAGAGCTACGGAAAAAGGGGGCACTTGCGAGTGCACTGCAGGTTCGACTTCGAGATGAAGAGCGGCGGTTCCTGGATGAGCTAAAGCGGCGCAGTCATAAGATCACGACGCTGAGTCGTGACCTCCGTAAGCAGACCGATGTGGCCGCTCAACTCTCTTTTCAACTCCATTCAGCACACTTTCGATTGTATCACCAGGCAGAAGACTATGAGGAAGATGATGAAGAAGAAGATGATGATGGAGGTGCCATGCAG GAATCAGAATGGACTGCAGATTCTCCATGGACATCTCCAGTGACGGCCGAAAACACACGCCAAAGCCGAGCATCAGGAAGGATCCGGAGATCGGAGAGAGTGAGGGAATGCGTGCCCCGCGAAAGGGTGCTTGGGCCGGAGGAGCCCCGCCCCATGCCTGACCCCGCCCTGTTCCTTTATCCTTTCAGACATAGGCTCCTCCCCTTGCACAGGTCACTTGGAGGTCACTGGAGTGAAGGTGGCCTTTCAAGGATGACAGAAGCTCGATTAGGTAGATTCAGGGACCGACCACTGAGGGAAGACATTGGACCAGAAACAACAGAGTTATAG